Proteins encoded within one genomic window of Glycine soja cultivar W05 chromosome 1, ASM419377v2, whole genome shotgun sequence:
- the LOC114409312 gene encoding O-fucosyltransferase 39-like isoform X1: MMELGYLNQGQPSRGTTPLVTLPLLLSTLVFFSTFTHAFSSSVFPELNPIKPRHSRLLRSAVQRETPTSQLSELWSPLESQGWKPYVESNKPTALPEKSEGYIQVFLDGGLNQQKMGICDAVAVAKILNATLVIPYLELNPVWRDSSSFMDIFDVDHFIDVLKDDISIVKELPKEFAWSTREYYGLAIRETRIKAAPVHASAYWYLENVLPVLQSYGIAAISPFSHRLSFDNLPVDIQHLRCKVNFQALTFVSHIRTLGDALISRLRYPQGSAEEMGFNYLQEVTGAGARKNAGKFVVLHLRFDKDMAAHSACDFGGGKAEKLALAKYRQVIWQGRVLNSQFTDEELRSQGRCPMTPEEVGLLLAAMGFDNSTRLYLASHKVYGGEARISTLRELFPRMEDKKSLASSEERSEIKGKASLLAALDYYVGLHSDIFISASPGNMHNALVGHRTYLNLKTIRPNMALMGQLFLNKTIEWSEFQDAVVEGHQNRQGEPRLRKPKQSIYTYPAPDCMCQA; this comes from the exons ATGATGGAGCTCGGATACCTGAATCAGGGTCAGCCTTCTAGAGGAACAACACCACTTGTCACTCTTCCATTGTTGCTTTCAACACTTGTGTTCTTCTCCACTTTCACACATGCCTTCTCTTCTTCTGTGTTTCCG GAATTGAATCCTATTAAACCTAGGCACTCACGTCTTCTCAGGAGTGCTGTGCAACGAGAAACT CCTACATCTCAGTTGTCTGAACTATGGTCACCTCTGGAAAGCCAAGGATGGAAACCTTATGTTGAATCAAATAAGCCAA CAGCATTACCAGAGAAGTCAGAGGGATATATCCAGGTCTTTCTTGATGGAGGtttgaaccaacaaaagatGGGG ATATGTGATGCAGTTGCTGTTGCAAAGATACTGAATGCTACTCTGGTGATCCCATACCTTGAACTGAATCCTGTATGGCGAGATTCAAG CTCCTTCATGGATATATTTGATGTGGATCATTTCATTGATGTATTGAAGGATGATATTTCTATAGTTAAAGAGTTGCCCAAAGAGTTTGCCTGGAGCACAAGGGAGTATTATGGCTTGGCTATTCGAGAAACCAGAATCAAGGCTGCACCTGTGCATGCATCAGCCTACTGGTATCTGGAGAATGTTTTGCCTGTCCTACAGAG TTATGGTATTGCTGCAATCTCTCCATTTTCTCACCGACTGAGTTTTGACAACTTGCCTGTGGATATTCAACACCTACGTTGTAAAGTAAACTTCCAAGCTTTAACCTTTGTTTCTCATATCAGAACACTTGGAGATGCCCTTATCAGCCGCCTTCGCTATCCTCAAGGCTCAGCTGAAGAAATGGGCTTCAACTACCTTCAAGAGGTCACTGGTGCAGGTGCTAGGAAAAATGCAGGGAAATTTGTTGTTCTACACCTCCGATTTGATAAG GATATGGCAGCCCATTCGGCCTGCGATTTTGGTGGAGGAAAAGCTGAAAAACTGGCCCTTGCAAAGTATAGACAGGTGATTTGGCAAGGGAGGGTTCTTAACTCTCAATTCACTGATGAAGAGTTGAGGAGTCAAGGTCGTTGCCCAATGACTCCTGAAGAGGTTGGATTGTTACTAGCAGCTATGGGATTTGACAACAGCACTCGTTTATATCTTGCCTCTCATAAG GTCTATGGTGGAGAGGCAAGGATTTCAACTTTGAGGGAATTATTTCCTCGGATGGAAGACAAGAAGAGCCTTGCTTCATCTGAAGAGCGTTCTGAGATAAAGGGAAAAGCTTCTCTACTAGCTGCACTTGACTACTATGTTGGCTTGCATAGTGACATATTTATCTCTGCTTCCCCAGGAAACATGCACAATGCATTG gtTGGACACCGGACATACTTGAACTTAAAGACTATAAGGCCAAATATGGCATTGATGGGTCAGCTTTTCCTGAATAAAACCATAGAGTGGTCAGAGTTTCAGGATGCAGTGGTTGAAGGTCACCAAAATAGACAAGGCGAACCAAGGCTGAGGAAGCCAAAACAATCAATATATACATATCCAGCTCCTGATTGCATGTGCCAAGCTTAG
- the LOC114409287 gene encoding mechanosensitive ion channel protein 2, chloroplastic-like isoform X2, producing MTLPGSLQLSHGLGLCRNLDCNKHSFMRQEGRGFQHLRHINRPTHTLSCKSHSFKCHCFLVSGQPNNLPAVKVAATVLARSCNILQNSPIIVKLIPAVGVIIFAIWGVGPLLFQTRKLLFQRSDSSWKKSTTYYIVASYLQPLLLWTGAILICRALEPLILPSETSQIVKERLLNFVRSLSTVLAFAYCLSSVIQQVQKFLAESTDASEARNMGFQFAGKAVYSAVWIAAFSLFMELLGFSTQKWVTAGGLGTVLLTLAGREIFTNFLSSVMIHATRPFVVNEWIQTKIEGYEVSGTVEHVGWWSPTIIRGEDREAVHIPNHKFTVNVVRNLSQKTHWRIKTHLAISHLDVNKINNIVADMRKVLAKNPQVEQQRLHRRVFLDNINPENQALLILVSCFVKTSHFEEYLCVKEAILLDLLRVIGHHRARLATPVRTLQKIYSDADLENIPFADSTFGHGAGTVPHRPLLVIEPSYKINGDDKKSRAARPAVDQDNKTATQTKVDTKTHNVARGTQDDTEGDNKVLTPNSDANGNSKTVVTPKPDPEVGENKPLKSDSNKENVEVPESPSKSKVTGLVVDNSAQKDVDVKQSKVQITKNIKPNIDSDNVVSSSTNNADKIGGFNTNMPMKQQGEKKPAAQAHASRTVLEENIVLGVALEGSKRTLPIDEEIDNVTCREAKEMAALQGGNGSPKASDGNDK from the exons ATGACTCTTCCTGGTTCCCTGCAGTTGTCCCATGGATTGGGACTTTGCAGGAACCTGGACTGCAATAAGCATTCG TTCATGAGACAGGAAGGCAGGGGTTTTCAACACCTTCGTCATATAAACAGGCCAACACATACATTATCTTGCAAATCCCACTCTTTTAAGTGTCATTGTTTTTTAGTGTCAGGTCAACCAAATAATCTTCCTGCTGTTAAGGTGGCTGCTACTGTGTTGGCTag GTCTTGTAATatattgcaaaatagtcctatCATAGTAAAGTTGATTCCTGCAGTTGGCGTTATCATTTTTGCAATATGGGGTGTTGGTCCATTATTGTTTCAGACAAGGAAATTACTTTTTCAG AGGAGTGATAGTAGTTGGAAGAAAAGTACCACTTACTATATAGTAGCTTCTTACCTTCAGCCATTACTGTTATGGACTGGAGCAATACTTATTTGCAG AGCACTGGAGCCATTAATCCTACCTTCAGAAACTAGCCAGATTGTTAAGGAACGGCTTTTGAATTTTGTAAGATCATTATCAACAGTACTGGCCTTTGCCTATTGTTTGTCAAG TGTAATTCAACAAGTGCAGAAATTCTTAGCCGAGAGTACTGATGCAAGTGAGGCGAGAAAT ATGGGATTCCAATTTGCTGGCAAAGCTGTTTACTCTGCGGTATGGATAGCTGCCTTTTCACTGTTTATGGAATTGCTGGGCTTCTCTACCCAGAAATGGGTTACTGCAGGAGGTCTTGGGACAGTTTTGTTGACCCTTGCAGGTCGTGAG ATATTTACAAACTTCCTTTCAAGTGTGATGATTCATGCAACCCGACCTTTTGTGGTTAATGAATGGATTCAAACAAAGATTGAAGGATATGAGGTTTCTGGTACAGTCGAG CATGTTGGCTGGTGGTCACCAACAATTATTAGAGGTGAAGATCGTGAAGCTGTTCACATTCCAAACCACAAATTTACAGTGAATGTTGTGCGGAACCTTAGTCAAAAAACACATTGGCGAATCAAAACCCATCTAGCAATTAGTCATTTGGATGTAAATAAGATTAAT AACATTGTTGCCGACATGAGGAAAGTATTAGCCAAAAATCCTCAAGTTGAGCAGCAGAGGTTGCACAGGAGAGTGTTTTTGGACAACATAAATCCTGAAAATCAGGCACTTTTG ATTCTGGTGTCTTGTTTTGTTAAGACCTCACATTTTGAAGAATATCTGTGTGTTAAG gaAGCTATACTGTTAGATCTTCTTAGAGTTATTGGCCATCACCGAGCCCGACTTGCCACACCGGTCCGTACCCTGCAGAAAATATACAGTGATGCTGACTTGGAGAACATACCATTTGCAGATTCGACATTTGGTCATGGTGCTGGGACAGTACCTCACCGTCCATTATTAGTGATTGAACCATCTTACAAGATCAATGGAGATGATAAGAAAAGTCGAGCTGCACGGCCAGCTGTTGATCAAGATAACAAGACAGCTACGCAAACCAAAGTTGACACCAAGACACACAACGTGGCTAGAGGAACCCAGGATGACACTGAGGGGGATAACAAAGTTTTGACACCTAACTCTGATGCAAATGGAAACTCTAAGACAGTTGTGACACCCAAACCTGATCCTGAAGTGGGTGAAAACAAGCCATTGAAATCAGATTCAAACAAGGAGAACGTGGAGGTGCCAGAATCTCCTTCTAAATCCAAAGTTACTGGTTTGGTAGTGGATAATTCAGCCCAGAAGGACGTAGATGTCAAACAATCCAAGGTTCAGATCACTAAAAACATAAAGCCAAATATTGACTCTGACAATGTAGTGTCCTCCTCAACTAACAATGCTGACAAAATTGGTGGATTTAATACGAATATGCCAATGAAACAGCAAGGGGAAAAGAAACCTGCTGCACAGGCTCATGCATCCAGGACTGTTCTGGAAGAGAATATAGTTCTAGGTGTTGCATTGGAGGGATCAAAGAGAACACTTCCCATTGATGAGGAGATTGACAATGTGACATGTCGAGAGGCAAAGGAAATGGCTGCTTTGCAGGGTGGAAATGGATCTCCAAAGGCTTCAGATGGAAATGACAAGTAG
- the LOC114406336 gene encoding uncharacterized protein At4g38062-like: protein MDVYEEMEEAKAEIEKLKVKLGDKTNTLQNIKKYYDAQVNKIQEAIFKVEKLNQEMLQKADDINDDLKESLNNKESIAKHLNAANDELGANCDDKFRKWHDEERGYVLALEEANEKLDNQEKQMHLSRQEIESMEGCFSVSYNKCLEIEKNLEASSKLGEANDMFQKLEEENMKVEEQLEWKEEHFKHLEEVHEKLIDQFKASKEWELEKPTLLDEISSLKSMLDYHKRISHDLQHQLQMCNQALAHEESLRKRLEDEVSNLNKEKEEKCFQLKQMELKDAALISSKKDISEEREQAACFMRQVESYGLANELLHLPHNEFDWHKDLHMEDGFKEQLNEVYDALDRANIELDERICEKSEMEFELRIWKSFVERLRNALEENLVMRKELENSLLAQVDFSESLAQEKENLVYKLEEKENKIECLQQHVLLFEQEPKVKETEASVPESGEIAESSENVEVRYLQIIEEKDKILEEFQKEVLSLEQESLRRELESAMIAKSNMERTNEFEKENPIQIIKGKNVRTDELMQQVTSLEQKFTNSLTSISSQLAEKQAEIIHVKEACDKITAAEVLAALEVEEKKLMLVELEYDIHDMEQKLKLKDENWRQSEQLALDIEEEMDAKQLQIKELIDQMENKLRGSDVFLQKLKIENRSLLESATRLSSERENLLGFVLGLGDKMCECTTADTQIMDTLRSMVQSFENDSLGINLKKDDELLVKENMIMHSPTGIKKLETFSDIRSPFKELDN from the coding sequence ATGGATGTTTATGAAGAAATGGAAGAAGCTAAAGCTGAAATTGAGAAACTCAAGGTAAAACTAGGAGACAAGACAAATACACTTCAGAACATAAAGAAATACTATGATGCACAGGTCAATAAGATACAGGAAGCTATTTTCAAAGTTGAGAAGCTGAATCAAGAAATGCTTCAAAAGGCAGATGATATCAATGATGATCTCAAAGAGAGTTTAAATAATAAAGAGTCCATCGCCAAACATCTCAATGCCGCAAATGATGAACTTGGAGCAAATTGTGATGATAAATTTAGAAAGTGGCATGATGAAGAAAGAGGGTATGTATTGGCGTTAGAGGAGGCAAATGAGAAACTGGATAACCAAGAAAAACAGATGCATCTGAGTAGACAAGAGATTGAAAGCATGGAAGGTTGCTTTTCAGTTTCATACAACAAGTGTTtggaaatagagaaaaatttaGAAGCATCTAGCAAACTAGGAGAAGCGAATGACATGTTTCAGAAGTTAGAGGAGGAAAACATGAAGGTGGAAGAACAATTAGAATGGAAGGAGGAACATTTTAAACATCTTGAAGAGGTACATGAAAAACTTATAGATCAGTTTAAGGCAAGTAAGGAGTGGGAGTTGGAAAAACCTACATTGCTTGATGAGATTTCCTCATTGAAGTCTATGTTAGACTATCATAAAAGAATATCGCATGATCTGCAACACCAGTTACAGATGTGCAACCAAGCCCTTGCTCATGAAGAAAGCCTGAGAAAGCGTCTGGAAGATGAAGTCTCAAATTTgaacaaagagaaagaagagaagtgTTTTCAATTGAAGCAGATGGAGTTGAAAGATGCTGCTTTGATCAGTTCCAAGAAAGATATCAGTGAAGAGCGAGAGCAAGCAGCTTGTTTCATGAGGCAGGTTGAGTCCTATGGACTTGCCAATGAACTGCTGCATTTGCCACACAACGAATTTGATTGGCACAAGGATTTGCATATGGAAGATGGTTTCAAAGAACAACTTAATGAAGTTTATGATGCTTTAGACAGGGCAAACATTGAATTGGATGAGAGAATATGTGAAAAAAGTGAAATGGAGTTTGAATTGAGAATATGGAAGTCATTTGTTGAACGTTTGAGGAATGCTCTTGAAGAAAATCTTGTCATGCGAAAAGAACTGGAAAATTCACTCCTTGCACAAGTAGATTTTAGTGAAAGCCTCGCGCAAGAGAAAGAAAACCTGGTTTATAAGttggaagaaaaagagaataaaatagaatgCCTGCAGCAACATGTTCTCCTATTTGAACAAGAACCAAAAGTAAAGGAAACAGAAGCTTCTGTTCCAGAAAGCGGGGAAATAGCTGAGTCCTCTGAAAATGTTGAAGTGAGATATCTCCAGATAATTGAAGAGAAGGACAAGATTTTAGAGGAGTTCCAAAAAGAGGTTCTTAGCCTTGAACAAGAGTCATTAAGAAGAGAACTTGAAAGTGCTATGATTGCAAAAAGCAACATGGAAAGAACCAATGAGTTTGAGAAAGAGAATCCTATTCAGATTATAAAGGGAAAGAATGTGAGAACAGATGAACTCATGCAACAGGTGACTTCACTGGAACAGAAGTTCACTAACTCCTTAACCTCCATTTCCTCACAGCTTGCTGAGAAACAGGCAGAAATTATTCATGTCAAAGAAGCTTGTGATAAGATCACAGCAGCTGAAGTTCTAGCTGCACTTGAAGTTGAAGAGAAGAAGTTGATGTTAGTGGAACTTGAGTATGATATCCATGATATGGAGCAGAAACTGAaactgaaagatgaaaattggaGGCAATCAGAACAGCTTGCATTGGATATTGAAGAGGAAATGGATGCAAAACAATTACAAATAAAAGAGTTAATTGATCAAATGGAGAACAAGCTTAGAGGCTCAgatgtttttcttcaaaaactcAAGATAGAGAATAGAAGTTTGCTTGAAAGTGCTACAAGATTGTCATCAGAAAGGGAAAACTTGTTGGGTTTTGTTCTGGGATTGGGTGATAAAATGTGTGAGTGCACTACTGCAGACACTCAAATAATGGACACATTGAGAAGCATGGTGCAGTCTTTTGAGAATGATAGTCTAGGAATCAATTTGAAGAAGGATGATGAATTGCTTGTAAAAGAGAATATGATAATGCATTCTCCCACGGGGATAAAGAAACTTGAAACCTTTTCTGATATAAGGTCACCATTTAAGGAGCTCGACAATTAG
- the LOC114409312 gene encoding O-fucosyltransferase 39-like isoform X2, which produces MMELGYLNQGQPSRGTTPLVTLPLLLSTLVFFSTFTHAFSSSVFPELNPIKPRHSRLLRSAVQRETPTSQLSELWSPLESQGWKPYVESNKPTLPEKSEGYIQVFLDGGLNQQKMGICDAVAVAKILNATLVIPYLELNPVWRDSSSFMDIFDVDHFIDVLKDDISIVKELPKEFAWSTREYYGLAIRETRIKAAPVHASAYWYLENVLPVLQSYGIAAISPFSHRLSFDNLPVDIQHLRCKVNFQALTFVSHIRTLGDALISRLRYPQGSAEEMGFNYLQEVTGAGARKNAGKFVVLHLRFDKDMAAHSACDFGGGKAEKLALAKYRQVIWQGRVLNSQFTDEELRSQGRCPMTPEEVGLLLAAMGFDNSTRLYLASHKVYGGEARISTLRELFPRMEDKKSLASSEERSEIKGKASLLAALDYYVGLHSDIFISASPGNMHNALVGHRTYLNLKTIRPNMALMGQLFLNKTIEWSEFQDAVVEGHQNRQGEPRLRKPKQSIYTYPAPDCMCQA; this is translated from the exons ATGATGGAGCTCGGATACCTGAATCAGGGTCAGCCTTCTAGAGGAACAACACCACTTGTCACTCTTCCATTGTTGCTTTCAACACTTGTGTTCTTCTCCACTTTCACACATGCCTTCTCTTCTTCTGTGTTTCCG GAATTGAATCCTATTAAACCTAGGCACTCACGTCTTCTCAGGAGTGCTGTGCAACGAGAAACT CCTACATCTCAGTTGTCTGAACTATGGTCACCTCTGGAAAGCCAAGGATGGAAACCTTATGTTGAATCAAATAAGCCAA CATTACCAGAGAAGTCAGAGGGATATATCCAGGTCTTTCTTGATGGAGGtttgaaccaacaaaagatGGGG ATATGTGATGCAGTTGCTGTTGCAAAGATACTGAATGCTACTCTGGTGATCCCATACCTTGAACTGAATCCTGTATGGCGAGATTCAAG CTCCTTCATGGATATATTTGATGTGGATCATTTCATTGATGTATTGAAGGATGATATTTCTATAGTTAAAGAGTTGCCCAAAGAGTTTGCCTGGAGCACAAGGGAGTATTATGGCTTGGCTATTCGAGAAACCAGAATCAAGGCTGCACCTGTGCATGCATCAGCCTACTGGTATCTGGAGAATGTTTTGCCTGTCCTACAGAG TTATGGTATTGCTGCAATCTCTCCATTTTCTCACCGACTGAGTTTTGACAACTTGCCTGTGGATATTCAACACCTACGTTGTAAAGTAAACTTCCAAGCTTTAACCTTTGTTTCTCATATCAGAACACTTGGAGATGCCCTTATCAGCCGCCTTCGCTATCCTCAAGGCTCAGCTGAAGAAATGGGCTTCAACTACCTTCAAGAGGTCACTGGTGCAGGTGCTAGGAAAAATGCAGGGAAATTTGTTGTTCTACACCTCCGATTTGATAAG GATATGGCAGCCCATTCGGCCTGCGATTTTGGTGGAGGAAAAGCTGAAAAACTGGCCCTTGCAAAGTATAGACAGGTGATTTGGCAAGGGAGGGTTCTTAACTCTCAATTCACTGATGAAGAGTTGAGGAGTCAAGGTCGTTGCCCAATGACTCCTGAAGAGGTTGGATTGTTACTAGCAGCTATGGGATTTGACAACAGCACTCGTTTATATCTTGCCTCTCATAAG GTCTATGGTGGAGAGGCAAGGATTTCAACTTTGAGGGAATTATTTCCTCGGATGGAAGACAAGAAGAGCCTTGCTTCATCTGAAGAGCGTTCTGAGATAAAGGGAAAAGCTTCTCTACTAGCTGCACTTGACTACTATGTTGGCTTGCATAGTGACATATTTATCTCTGCTTCCCCAGGAAACATGCACAATGCATTG gtTGGACACCGGACATACTTGAACTTAAAGACTATAAGGCCAAATATGGCATTGATGGGTCAGCTTTTCCTGAATAAAACCATAGAGTGGTCAGAGTTTCAGGATGCAGTGGTTGAAGGTCACCAAAATAGACAAGGCGAACCAAGGCTGAGGAAGCCAAAACAATCAATATATACATATCCAGCTCCTGATTGCATGTGCCAAGCTTAG
- the LOC114409287 gene encoding mechanosensitive ion channel protein 2, chloroplastic-like isoform X1, translated as MTLPGSLQLSHGLGLCRNLDCNKHSRAMGRGKLHLFSAGPSYPILFMRQEGRGFQHLRHINRPTHTLSCKSHSFKCHCFLVSGQPNNLPAVKVAATVLARSCNILQNSPIIVKLIPAVGVIIFAIWGVGPLLFQTRKLLFQRSDSSWKKSTTYYIVASYLQPLLLWTGAILICRALEPLILPSETSQIVKERLLNFVRSLSTVLAFAYCLSSVIQQVQKFLAESTDASEARNMGFQFAGKAVYSAVWIAAFSLFMELLGFSTQKWVTAGGLGTVLLTLAGREIFTNFLSSVMIHATRPFVVNEWIQTKIEGYEVSGTVEHVGWWSPTIIRGEDREAVHIPNHKFTVNVVRNLSQKTHWRIKTHLAISHLDVNKINNIVADMRKVLAKNPQVEQQRLHRRVFLDNINPENQALLILVSCFVKTSHFEEYLCVKEAILLDLLRVIGHHRARLATPVRTLQKIYSDADLENIPFADSTFGHGAGTVPHRPLLVIEPSYKINGDDKKSRAARPAVDQDNKTATQTKVDTKTHNVARGTQDDTEGDNKVLTPNSDANGNSKTVVTPKPDPEVGENKPLKSDSNKENVEVPESPSKSKVTGLVVDNSAQKDVDVKQSKVQITKNIKPNIDSDNVVSSSTNNADKIGGFNTNMPMKQQGEKKPAAQAHASRTVLEENIVLGVALEGSKRTLPIDEEIDNVTCREAKEMAALQGGNGSPKASDGNDK; from the exons ATGACTCTTCCTGGTTCCCTGCAGTTGTCCCATGGATTGGGACTTTGCAGGAACCTGGACTGCAATAAGCATTCG AGGGCCATGGGACGTGGCAAGTTACATTTATTTAGTGCAGGTCCTTCATATCCTATTTTG TTCATGAGACAGGAAGGCAGGGGTTTTCAACACCTTCGTCATATAAACAGGCCAACACATACATTATCTTGCAAATCCCACTCTTTTAAGTGTCATTGTTTTTTAGTGTCAGGTCAACCAAATAATCTTCCTGCTGTTAAGGTGGCTGCTACTGTGTTGGCTag GTCTTGTAATatattgcaaaatagtcctatCATAGTAAAGTTGATTCCTGCAGTTGGCGTTATCATTTTTGCAATATGGGGTGTTGGTCCATTATTGTTTCAGACAAGGAAATTACTTTTTCAG AGGAGTGATAGTAGTTGGAAGAAAAGTACCACTTACTATATAGTAGCTTCTTACCTTCAGCCATTACTGTTATGGACTGGAGCAATACTTATTTGCAG AGCACTGGAGCCATTAATCCTACCTTCAGAAACTAGCCAGATTGTTAAGGAACGGCTTTTGAATTTTGTAAGATCATTATCAACAGTACTGGCCTTTGCCTATTGTTTGTCAAG TGTAATTCAACAAGTGCAGAAATTCTTAGCCGAGAGTACTGATGCAAGTGAGGCGAGAAAT ATGGGATTCCAATTTGCTGGCAAAGCTGTTTACTCTGCGGTATGGATAGCTGCCTTTTCACTGTTTATGGAATTGCTGGGCTTCTCTACCCAGAAATGGGTTACTGCAGGAGGTCTTGGGACAGTTTTGTTGACCCTTGCAGGTCGTGAG ATATTTACAAACTTCCTTTCAAGTGTGATGATTCATGCAACCCGACCTTTTGTGGTTAATGAATGGATTCAAACAAAGATTGAAGGATATGAGGTTTCTGGTACAGTCGAG CATGTTGGCTGGTGGTCACCAACAATTATTAGAGGTGAAGATCGTGAAGCTGTTCACATTCCAAACCACAAATTTACAGTGAATGTTGTGCGGAACCTTAGTCAAAAAACACATTGGCGAATCAAAACCCATCTAGCAATTAGTCATTTGGATGTAAATAAGATTAAT AACATTGTTGCCGACATGAGGAAAGTATTAGCCAAAAATCCTCAAGTTGAGCAGCAGAGGTTGCACAGGAGAGTGTTTTTGGACAACATAAATCCTGAAAATCAGGCACTTTTG ATTCTGGTGTCTTGTTTTGTTAAGACCTCACATTTTGAAGAATATCTGTGTGTTAAG gaAGCTATACTGTTAGATCTTCTTAGAGTTATTGGCCATCACCGAGCCCGACTTGCCACACCGGTCCGTACCCTGCAGAAAATATACAGTGATGCTGACTTGGAGAACATACCATTTGCAGATTCGACATTTGGTCATGGTGCTGGGACAGTACCTCACCGTCCATTATTAGTGATTGAACCATCTTACAAGATCAATGGAGATGATAAGAAAAGTCGAGCTGCACGGCCAGCTGTTGATCAAGATAACAAGACAGCTACGCAAACCAAAGTTGACACCAAGACACACAACGTGGCTAGAGGAACCCAGGATGACACTGAGGGGGATAACAAAGTTTTGACACCTAACTCTGATGCAAATGGAAACTCTAAGACAGTTGTGACACCCAAACCTGATCCTGAAGTGGGTGAAAACAAGCCATTGAAATCAGATTCAAACAAGGAGAACGTGGAGGTGCCAGAATCTCCTTCTAAATCCAAAGTTACTGGTTTGGTAGTGGATAATTCAGCCCAGAAGGACGTAGATGTCAAACAATCCAAGGTTCAGATCACTAAAAACATAAAGCCAAATATTGACTCTGACAATGTAGTGTCCTCCTCAACTAACAATGCTGACAAAATTGGTGGATTTAATACGAATATGCCAATGAAACAGCAAGGGGAAAAGAAACCTGCTGCACAGGCTCATGCATCCAGGACTGTTCTGGAAGAGAATATAGTTCTAGGTGTTGCATTGGAGGGATCAAAGAGAACACTTCCCATTGATGAGGAGATTGACAATGTGACATGTCGAGAGGCAAAGGAAATGGCTGCTTTGCAGGGTGGAAATGGATCTCCAAAGGCTTCAGATGGAAATGACAAGTAG